From the Haliotis asinina isolate JCU_RB_2024 unplaced genomic scaffold, JCU_Hal_asi_v2 scaffold_94, whole genome shotgun sequence genome, one window contains:
- the LOC137270829 gene encoding LOW QUALITY PROTEIN: ATP synthase subunit alpha-like (The sequence of the model RefSeq protein was modified relative to this genomic sequence to represent the inferred CDS: substituted 1 base at 1 genomic stop codon), translated as MGDELLQVKPEEKGAKGIVVKAQGKKASVALLEETIGLQVITGGIATMETEEFSVVPSDKMLGSIVNVYGDVVYGKDFKVGPKAKRRPIFRMGRPIYARDYVNRPLISGLTTVDXAIPIGMGQRELVLGDRKTGKTSMALNMILAQKDTNVKTVYVAIGQKKSTILDIYNKIEKGGMMDRTVIVSAPADDTATRKYLAPYTGVTIAEYFQEKYGDDVLIVYDDLSKHADAYREISLLLQTAPAREAYPGDVFYLHSKLLERAGSFAKDFGGGSITAIPIIQTEAGDITSYIPTNVISITDGQIFTSKTMFNAGLRPAIDVAYSVSRVGSTAQLPSMRKYAGGLKLVVSQFNEIMKIAKLSPQAADENKELIARELKERVEFVDTFGKVRDDSRVYRAIQKNIEGFADIDAKRPSKNTGPKPLTKVAKESLLAEELKEEVAIEEEVKVKSEDKKPSVEEVAAKQIKEENDKAEAPKETPEVKVEAKPATATEVKVEAKPTEVKPVGVKPVGIKPVAVKAQAAKPAKKQRKFLGRKGGK; from the exons ATGGGTGATGAGTTGCTGCAAGTCAAACCTGAAGAAAAAG GTGCTAAGGGTATTGTTGTTAAAGCTCAAGGCAAAAAAGCTTCAGTAGCCCTATTAGAAGAAACTATCGGACTTCAAGTTATTACTGGAGGAATTGCTACCATGGAAACTGAAGAGTTTTCAGTAGTGCCTTCAGATAAAATGCTTGGATCTATTGTTAACGTTTATGGAGATGTAGTATACGGTAAAGATTTCAAAGTAGGACCAAAAGCTAAGAGGCGCCCTATCTTTAGAATGGGACGTCCTATCTATGCTAGAGACTATGTTAATAGACCTCTTATTTCGGGACTAACAACAGTTGACTGAGCTATTCCAATCGGAATGGGTCAACGTGAACTGGTTCTTGGAGATAGAAAAACAGGTAAAACATCAATGGCTCTTAACATGATTCTTGCTCAAAAAGATACAAATGTTAAGACAGTATATGTAGCAATCGGACAAAAGAAATCAACAATTCTTGATATTTATAACAAGATTGAAAAAGGTGGAATGATGGACAGAACAGTTATTGTTTCTGCTCCAGCTGATGATACTGCCACAAGAAAATACTTAGCTCCATATACAGGGGTTACAATTGCTGAATACTTCCAAGAAAAATACGGAGATGATGTTCTTATTGTTTACGATGATCTTTCAAAACACGCCGATGCTTACCGTGAAATCTCACTACTACTACAAACAGCTCCTGCTAGGGAAGCTTACCCAGGAGATGTATTCTACTTACACTCTAAACTACTAGAAAGAGCTGGATCATTTGCCAAAGACTTTGGTGGAGGATCAATTACAGCTATTCCTATTATCCAAACAGAAGCTGGAGATATCACTTCATATATCCCAACTAACGTTATTTCAATTACCGATGGACAAATCTTCACATCTAAAACAATGTTCAATGCTGGTCTAAGACCTGCTATCGATGTTGCTTACTCTGTTTCTCGTGTTGGTTCTACAGCACAACTTCCATCAATGAGAAAATATGCTGGTGGTCTTAAACTAGTTGTTTCTCAAtttaatgaaattatgaaaattgCTAAGCTTTCACCACAAGCTGCAGATGAAAATAAAGAACTAATTGCTAGAG AACTTAAAGAAAGAGTTGAATTCGTTGATACATTCGGAAAAGTTAGAGATGACTCTCGTGTATACAGAGCTATCcagaaaaacattgaaggaTTTGCTGATATTGATGCAAAACGTCCTTCTAAAAACACAGGACCCAAACCTCTAACTAAAGTAGCTAAAGAATCACTTCTAGCTGAAGAGCTAAAAGAAGAAGTAGCTATTGAAGAAGAAGTTAAAGTAAAATCTGAAGACAAAAAACCTTCAGTTGAAGAAGTAGCTGCTAAGCAAATCAAAGAAGAAAATGATAAAGCTGAAGCACCTAAAGAAACTCCTGAAGTTAAAGTAGAAGCAAAACCAGCTACTGCAACAGAAGTTAAAGTAGAAGCTAAACCAACTGAAGTAAAACCTGTAGGTGTTAAACCTGTAGGGATCAAACCAGTTGCTGTTAAAGCACAAGCTGCTAAACCAGctaaaaaacaaagaaaattctTAGGAAGAAAGGGAGGTAAATAA
- the LOC137270827 gene encoding ATP synthase subunit beta-like, whose amino-acid sequence MDGIGIGNAAKSDNKGIMIPVGDKVLGRVISVLGDPYDSPLPTKFTQRAEIMEVTSNDKEKYEISNKTEVLETGIKVIDFLLPIPRGGKVGLLGGAGVGKTVVVQELINTFIKNHDGLSVFTGIGERTREGHELLNEAKELGFIDKTAFVFAQMNEVPGARFRAAYSGVRIAEHMRQTKKKDILLFVDNIFRLVQAGSELSSLLGKLPSAVGYQPTLSSEMGAFQERVGTNEDGAITSVQAVYIPADDLTDPSAVASFAHFDSTIILDRDIAAAGIYPAVNPLESSSSLLNRGYITDAHYESATKVLEILEKNNQLQDIIMILGLDGLTDEDKFVVNVAGRLRNFLSQPFFVAEKFSGSAGKTVPLAETVKSFERILDGEVNHIPERYFLYKGGLDEVIAAYEKDQKKAENEEE is encoded by the coding sequence ATGGATGGTATTGGTATTGGTAATGCTGCTAAATCAGATAACAAAGGAATTATGATTCCTGTTGGTGATAAAGTTCTTGGGCGTGTTATTTCAGTTCTGGGTGATCCTTATGATTCACCACTTCcaacaaaattcactcaaagAGCTGAAATCATGGAAGTAACTTCAAACGATAAAGAGAAATATGAAATCTCTAACAAAACTGAAGTTCTAGAAACTGGTATCAAAGTTATTGACTTCCTTCTACCTATTCCTCGTGGAGGAAAAGTAGGGCTTCTTGGTGGAGCTGGAGTTGGTAAAACAGTTGTTGTTCAAGAACTAATCAATACATTCATCAAAAACCATGATGGACTTTCAGTCTTCACTGGTATTGGTGAAAGAACTCGTGAAGGACATGAACTTCTAAATGAAGCCAAAGAACTTGGTTTCATTGACAAGACAGCATTTGTCTTTGCTCAAATGAACGAAGTGCCAGGGGCTCGTTTTAGAGCTGCTTATTCAGGTGTTCGTATTGCCGAACACATGAGACAAACTAAGAAGAAAGATATTCTACTATTCGTAGATAACATCTTCCGTCTAGTTCAAGCTGGTTCAGAACTTTCTTCACTTCTAGGTAAATTGCCTTCAGCCGTTGGATACCAACCAACTCTATCATCAGAGATGGGTGCATTCCAAGAACGTGTTGGTACTAATGAAGATGGGGCTATCACATCAGTTCAAGCTGTTTATATCCCTGCCGATGACTTAACAGACCCTTCAGCTGTTGCTTCATTTGCGCACTTTGATTCAACGATCATTCTAGATAGAGATATTGCCGCTGCTGGTATTTACCCTGCGGTTAACCCTCTAGAATCATCTTCATCACTCCTTAACAGAGGTTACATCACAGATGCTCACTATGAATCTGCAACTAAAGTTCTTGAAATCCTTGAAAAGAACAACCAACTGCAAGATATCATTATGATTCTTGGTCTTGATGGTCTTACAGACGAAGATAAATTCGTTGTTAATGTGGCTGGACGTCTTAGAAACTTCCTTTCACAACCATTCTTTGTAGCTGAAAAATTCTCAGGTTCAGCTGGTAAAACAGTTCCTCTTGCAGAAACAGTTAAATCATTCGAAAGAATTCTTGATGGAGAAGTTAACCACATTCCAGAAAGATACTTCCTATACAAAGGTGGCTTAGATGAAGTTATCGCTGCATACGAAAAAGATCAAAAGAAAGCCGAAAACGAAGAAGAATAA